The stretch of DNA CTTAGCGATGATGACGCATCTGGCCCGCTTTATTCTTGACTTCGCAGAAGTGCCGGCTGTTCTTGTAAAATAAACCGGCCCATCCTGCGGTGCCCGCTGTTGAATCAGGAAAAATAAGTTATAATAAGAAGATGACATAAAACAACGGGATTTATATTGACGGGATGGTGAGGATGATGGAACTAAATAAACGGCAGGAAAAAATTCTTGAAATTGTAAAAGAAAACGGTCCGATTACAGGAGAAAGTATAGCGGACCAGCTTAACCTGACCCGTGCTACACTGCGTCCGGACCTGGCTATTTTAACAATGGCCGGGTTCTTGGATGCGCGTCCGCGTGTCGGTTATTTTTACACAGGAAAGTCCGGTCCGCAGCTTATGACAGAGAGTTTAATGAAACTGTATGTGCGCGACTTCCAAGCGGTGCCCATCGTGGTGAAGGAGCAGTCAACCGTCTATGATGCGATCGTTACCATGTTTCTTGAGGACGTCGGCACCTTGTTTG from Domibacillus sp. DTU_2020_1001157_1_SI_ALB_TIR_016 encodes:
- a CDS encoding helix-turn-helix transcriptional regulator, whose protein sequence is MVRMMELNKRQEKILEIVKENGPITGESIADQLNLTRATLRPDLAILTMAGFLDARPRVGYFYTGKSGPQLMTESLMKLYVRDFQAVPIVVKEQSTVYDAIVTMFLEDVGTLFVVDESFCLSGVLSRKDLLRASIGKQDLNSLPVNIIMTRMPNIAVCKRDDLLLDVAKTLLEKQIDCVPVVKKTDKGQEVTGRVTKTTITRALVSLTDDH